The following are encoded together in the Arvicanthis niloticus isolate mArvNil1 chromosome 11, mArvNil1.pat.X, whole genome shotgun sequence genome:
- the Tdrd15 gene encoding LOW QUALITY PROTEIN: tudor domain-containing protein 15 (The sequence of the model RefSeq protein was modified relative to this genomic sequence to represent the inferred CDS: inserted 5 bases in 4 codons; deleted 4 bases in 4 codons; substituted 6 bases at 6 genomic stop codons) — MVSTSSLPTLLDAELTVLHIECLPKDILVKFQGKNNSECQFDYHILQREIQYIPKVKNNVGIDEFCLVEERESGERQRGKVLGKRNEVYTVLLIDQGDKLTVNSTRVASACKKIFELPPRVIFGIFANILPVGERWSPKALNYFKSLEGIQMKGNMQTILPLEMILLEAPKVISGVLELQLGRFIDRDTFRLVVEILKEIPQPMPDLLQHQSPELPSSGKSTSLDIQYVLDNFQPSLPVGSLDSIKVSSALSPSKFYCQLLKHIPELEDLTECMNLHYNTGGEETNSPPPAPRNFGCLCFAKGTNGQWQRGILQQVLPDNQMKIWFMDYGGSESVPSIYVKKLKXGFNFAPSFSFPCALTYLHSPDQEVRQQQLTVFKQALLGHVVHACIYWFSEDEGLYYVTLQYQESAANSKCLPRMWGTKIPCPVSESDMSSALNDVGAYGTDSFVVNVEQSVGGLMKQXDLKAAFPIKAVKMEVQSXYIAFVVNVSNPSNFWVRINKYQRKSQDLMRAINKFYNAPENNELTLRCPGPGLLCCVRYSKDRCFYRAIITEMNDYQINVYLLDYGSTDSIPLFDVKILLPEFCELPPLAVHCSLAHPVTDVWIKAAIDYFKKIVLNKAILLQVIAKRDDKYMVNIQNGEAPENTDVVSLMLQAGYAEPVAVTSGFHKSVRDSVVLKLNTLHEKSVVTSVPVKRPEPERYHSNKLKENISSLCRFLYLKVSFNLVFEPNSSLCYKQYVFKPGKLVKVNCSYCHGPGDFSCQLQCKLEDLKLLMEQIQDYYSIHPEPYQTGKVACVAKHSRDGKWYRAAILTQSSEQEVELIFVDYGNQERVFIKDLCAINPHFLALEAQAFRCCLNYLVEPITCKLLDWTAEASRDFGNFISSCGGLLTCIMYALVLIHPRCLCNLVDLHSPLASANEFLLHHGSTDHSILSRPFPFSISLYSYYYSSFDIKIGSEDVYISHVYSPKRFYCQLCRNSKDLEMLETRITEMINLKMCPKYDWNRXCMSKYIQDGVSYRASVKPTASSSDVCVYFVDYGNEQLVKENMLCAISDQFPELLFTPMQAIKCFLSDLRDIHIPEEINRWFEDNFLGKPLKAVILSRESDGQLGIDLYDGYQHINQTIKLLRNAYGKKHSKQAXYVGKNQRLNQVSAASLKENTESTRCHNAINKTSLATHSANKTDRLMHPQRIYSRSLKSSDCCKIEPMPKPKKFSKDRLKNIKFAPGSAHIPEDSDMGPNSEERVSKLFTKNLNQSASRSLQILIRPLITKIPQPRVDLSTQVKGSASAIHHSTNFHMAWSFEVEVLGNFWLGIGSFLHRIRWEGPIEIHESKIADYFASEVINRTFFFCKFWKTYDQHWEVNISCGDKCVTKKLLRWAPCPKRQKAALQMLSQSXYPEATNNEKTGRVNMCGGSMIFHPVSQQLGEIPFELLRHGQLKKSKMIYISETGGFHVTLPKSQKTSDLAVLITTEDKSFQEGLKFLAASKRNLMQYQSKPVEQWMDEKALAFLIDHRQCAVNNTTHNAKVPSSEIMSSPXQAVPCKWTWFMHSTLEFIVCLFAHLKMSILSLKYLDYAWEVDILVDGMLLLGYLNVTSSQVEEQRTPRSLGTVFGLEPHTLLSPCTIRPFVWAPLXNGKRYSSIAVHDPSDFYVQLEDFFDIMKCLFTLLSDIPEPYRALPPEHVIPGSSCLFKSESEDQXSRVEISEVSDQSLHLVLIDYGLFVCVPYSEAMNLKSVPQKIMNLPRLSYPCSLYGVLPATGKLWDNEVRQFFQNFLSKPGLVFQFREYGPGAVSEVDVIRENNSVADMLVASGLAVHPKDSAHPDXITAPGGKAIEHSKLDEVFCGNVEESVERNPDDRDVAYEVSEGNLKTQ, encoded by the exons atGGTTTCTACATCTTCATTGCCAACACTTTTAGATGCAGAGCTGACAGTTTTGCATATTGAGTGTCTTCCTAAGGACATTCTTGTGAAATTTCAAGGCAAAAATAATAGTGAGTGTCAGTTCGACTATCACATATTGCAGAGGGAAATACAGTATATCCCCAAAGTGAAGAATAATGTGGGCATTGACGAGTTTTGCCTGGTGGAGGAAAGAGAGtctggagaaaggcagagaggaaaagtCCTGGGAAAGAGGAATGAAGTCTATACGGTGCTGCTCATTGATCAGGGAGACAAATTGACAGTCAATAGTACTCGAGTAGCTTCTGCTTGCAAAAAAATATTTGAGCTCCCGCCCAGAGTCATATTCGGCATTTTTGCTAACATACTCCCAGTTGGAGAGAGATGGTCTCCCAAAGCTTTGAATTATTTTAAGTCACTAGAAGGAATACAGATGAAAGGCAATATGCAAACTATTTTACCTCTTGAAATGATTCTTCTTGAGGCACCCAAAGTTATATCTGGGGTTCTTGAGTTACAATTAGGAAGATTTATTGACAGGGATACGTTTCGTCTTGTTGTGGAAATATTAAAGGAAATCCCACAGCCAATGCCAGACTTACTACAACATCAAAGTCCCGAGTTGCCATCAAGTGGCAAGAGCACTTCACTTGATATTCAATATGTCCTAGATAATTTCCAGCCTTCTTTACCAGTGGGGAGTTTGGACAGCATCAAAGTGTCATCTGCACTGAGCCCCAGTAAATTTTATTGTCAATTACTTAAGCATATTCCAGAGCTAGAAGACCTGACAGAGTGTATGAATTTGCATTACAACACAGGAGGTGAAGAAactaac tcccccccccccgccccccgcaaTTTTGGATGCCTGTGTTTTGCTAAAGGGACAAAC GGGCAGTGGCAAAGAGGAATTCTCCAGCAGGTCTTGCCGGATAATCAAATGAAAATTTGGTTCATGGATTATGGTGGCAGTGAGTCTGTACCCTCCATCTATGTGAAGAAACTGAAGTAGGGTTTTAATTTTGCACCGTCATTCTCATTTCCATGCGCTCTGACATATTTACACAGTCCAGACCAAGAAGTAAGGCAACAACAACTGACTGTATTTAAGCAAGCCCTTTTGGGACATGTAGTGCATGCTTGCATTTACTGGTTCAGTGAGGATGAAGGTCTGTATTATGTGACTTTACAGTATCAAGAATCTGCAGCTAATTCTAAGTGTCTGCCGAGGATGTGGGGCACGAAGATACCTTGTCCTGTATCTGAGTCCGACATGTCCAGTGCCTTGAATGATGTGGGCGCTTATGGGACAGACAGCTTTGTGGTTAATGTTGAGCAGTCAGTAGGTGGACTAATGAAAC ATGACTTAAAAGCAGCTTTTCCTATTAAAGCTGTAAAAATGGAGGTCCAAT TCTACATAGCGTTTGTAGTGAATGTATCGAACCCATCTAATTTTTGGGTACGCATTAATAAATACCAGAGGAAATCTCAAGACTTAATGAGAGCTATAAATAAGTTTTATAATGCACCTGAAAACAATGAACTAACTCTGAGATGCCCTGGACCTGGACTATTGTGTTGTGTCAGATATAGCAAGGATAGATGTTTCTACCGAGCCATCATCACTGAAATGAATGACTATCAGATTAATGTTTACCTCCTGGACTATGGAAGTACTGATTCTATACCACTTTTTGATGTAAAAATTTTGCTTCCAGAATTTTGTGAGTTGCCTCCGTTAGCCGTGCACTGTTCACTGGCACATCCAGTGACAGATGTGTGGATAAAGGCAGCAatagactattttaaaaaaatcgtttTGAACAAAGCAATTTTGCTTCAAGTTATAGCAAAAAGAGATGACAAGTACATGGTGAATATTCAGAATGGTGAAGCTCCTGAGAATACTGATGTTGTCTCTCTGATGCTACAAGCTGGATATGCAGAACCTGTGGCGGTAACATCGGGTTTCCACAAATCTGTAAGAGACAGTGTAGTGTTAAAGCTAAATACACTTCATGAGAAAAGTGTTGTGACCTCTGTCCCTGTCAAAAGACCTGAGCCTGAGAGGTATCATTCCAATAAGCTGAAAGAAAATATCTCATCTTTGTGCAGGTTCCTGtatttaaaagtttctttcaaCTTGGTTTTCGAGCCCAACTCATCACTATGTTATAAGCAATATGTGTTCAAACCAGGAAAACTTGTCAAAGTCAATTGCTCCTACTGTCATGGCCCTGGTGACTTTTCATGCCAGCTTCAGTGTAAGTTAGAAGATTTAAAGCTACTGATGGAACAAATTCAAGATTATTATAGCATCCACCCAGAGCCATATCAGACTGGAAAGGTAGCTTGTGTTGCTAAGCATTCCAGAGATGGGAAGTGGTACAGGGCTGCCATCTTGACTCAATCATCAGAACAAGAAGTTGAACTAATATTTGTTGACTATGGCAATCAAGAGCGAGTGTTCATTAAAGACCTTTGTGCTATCAACCCACATTTTCTTGCTTTAGAAGCCCAGGCTTTCAGATGCTGTCTCAACTATTTAGTTGAGCCCATTACCTGTAAACTATTAGACTGGACAGCAGAAGCATCCAGAGACTTTGGAAATTTCATTTCTTCATGTGGAGGCTTACTTACCTGTATCATGTATGCCTTAGTCCTCATACACCCTAGATGCTTATGTAATTTAGTGGATTTACATTCACCACTTGCCAGTGCAAATGAATTTCTCCTTCACCATGGCTCCACTGACCACAGCATATTATCAAGGCCATTCCCATTTTCAATTAGTCTTTACAGTTACTACTACTCTTCTTTTGACATAAAGATTGGAAGTGAAGATGTATACATATCTCATGTATATAGTCCTAAAAGGTTCTATTGCCAGCTTTGTAGAAACAGCAAAGATTTAGAGATGTTGGAGACAAGAATCACAGAGATGATTAACCTCAAAATGTGTCCAAAATACGACTGGAACAG GTGCATGTCTAAGTACATACAGGATGGGGTCTCATATAGAGCCTCGGTGAAGCCAACAGCATCGTCATCTGacgtttgtgtttattttgtggaCTATGGGAATGAGcaattggtcaaagaaaatatgctGTGTGCCATTTCTGACCAGTTTCCAGAGTTGCTGTTCACACCCATGCAAGCTATTAAGTGTTTTCTGTCAGATCTTAGAGATATCCATATTCCAGAAGAAATCAATAGATGGTTTGAAGACAATTTCTTAGGGAAACCATTAAAAGCTGTAATACTGTCTAGGGAATCAGATGGGCAGCTTGGTATAGACTTATATGATGGGTATCAACATATAAATCAGACAATAAAATTGCTACGTAATGCTTATGGA AAAAAACATTCTAAACAAGCCTGATATGTGGGAAAGAATCAGAGGTTAAATCAGGTATCCGCTGCTTctttgaaagaaaacacagaaagcacCCGTTGCCACAATGCAATAAATAAAACTAGCCTAGCAACACATTCTGCAAACAAAACAGATCGATTGATGCATCCCCAACGCATTTACAGCAGGAGTTTGAAATCATCAGATTGTTGTAAAATTGAACCAATGCCAAAACCCAAGAAGTTCTCAAAGGAtagacttaaaaatataaaatttgccCCCGGGTCTGCACATATTCCTGAAGACAGTGACATGGGCCCTAACTCAGAAGAGAGGGTATCAAAATTATTTACCAAAAATTTAAATCAATCAGCATCTCGAAGCCTTCAAATCCTTATTAGACCTCTGATCACAAAAATTCCTCAACCCCGAGTTGACTTGAGTACCCAGGTTAAGGGGTCTGCATCTGCTATCCATCACTCAACCAATTTTCATATGGCAT GGTCCTTTGAAGTGGAAGTTCTTGGGAACTTCTGGCTGGGAATTGGTTCTTTTCTTCATAGGATAAGATGGGAAGGGCCCATTGaaatacatgaaagcaaaatTGCCGATTATTTTGCCTCAGAAGTAAttaacagaacattttttttttgtaaattttggaagACATATGACCAACATTGGGAAGTAAATATATCTTGTGGTGATAAATGTGTCACCAAGAAATTGCTGAGGTGGGCACCATGTCCTAAACGACAGAAGGCAGCACTGCAGATGCTCTCACAAAGTTAGTACCCA GAAGCCACCAACAACGAGAAGACAGGAAGAGTAAATATGTGTGGAGGTTCCATGATCTTTCACCCAGTCTCCCAACAGCTGGGTGAAATTCCTTTTGAACTATTGAGACATGGACAgctcaaaaaaagcaaaatgatttATATTTCAGAGACTGGGGGATTTCATGTGACGTTACCAAAAAGTCAGAAAACATCAGATTTAGCAGTATTAATTACTACAGAAGATAAAAGTTTTCAAGAGGGGTTAAAATTCTTGGCAGCATCTAAAAGAAATTTAATGCAGTACCAGTCCAAACCAGTCGAGCAGTGGATGGATGAGAAAGCGCTTGCTTTTTTAATAGATCACAGACAGTGTGCAGTAAATAATACCACACATAATGCCAAAGTACCTAGTAGTGAGATCATGAGTAGTC AGCAAGCGGTGCCTTGTAAATGGACTTGGTTTATGCATTCTACCCTTGAGTTCATTGTGTGTTTATTTGCTCATTTGAAAATGAGCATCCTTTCTCTGAAATATTTAGACTACGCTTGGGAAGTGGACATTTTGGTAGATGGCATGTTGCTTTTGGGGTATTTAAATGTAACTTCATCTCAAGTGGAAGAACAGAGAACACCACGATCTTTAGGTACTGTCTTTGGTCTGGAGCCCCATACACTTTTGTCACCATGTACAATCCGGCCATTTGTTTGGGCGCCACTCTAAAATGGTAAACGATATTCCAGCATCGCTGTCCACGACCCCTCAGACTTCTATGTGCAGTTAGAGGATTTCTTTGATATAATGAAGTGCCTCTTTACCTTACTTTCAGATATACCAGAGCCATATCGAGCACTGCCTCCGGAACACGTGATTCCTGGTTCTAGTTGCTTATTCAAAAGTGAGTCAGAAGATCAGTAGAGCAGAGTAGAAATTTCTGAAGTTTCGGATCAATCTTTACATCTCGTTTTGATTGACTATGGACTTTTTGTTTGTGTACCTTATTCAGAAGCAATGAATCTTAAATCTGTACCTCAGAAAATTATGAACTT